A single region of the Calonectris borealis chromosome 21, bCalBor7.hap1.2, whole genome shotgun sequence genome encodes:
- the CCDC180 gene encoding coiled-coil domain-containing protein 180 isoform X2, whose product MQPVGAVRLVPRGEFYEQTSEDEVHLVDSLDEVRNKIRFSAKSERLALVRDSEISTDARLLPCYQQKCVERTPYNDSTEKPPMNREATTFQKPWKSVDVNAAEEVRSLPDFVVPEGTRNNILERLSERRRGRHDEALTSMYHELACIAREMEPFVLEPGKFLLTKLMESDRKIELLFKKIEFDTTLEGFSIEGLEELWSIIHQESLIRRKWIREMDECLQKVEWSRADKITDVLRKYTVILEEISFFLSADVYRLMNDEAMMINRALLTNQRAIAKLFFNLMKSEMKRELSHRLKWQDRVKDWKLIQKNYVVHSFREFMANEEIQNPPTVKTEMENMVTDQILLSERRLEFLQHLGDLLPPTHTKAEINEWYRSLVNLNKSIDTHNVQCMMKIRIQFEMVQQKCLAEVQLCKNNLLNLNVCTNKEAEEIVNSDFLQLTEKLKSQFEEKLECMDRDFEELAKQNEWNCRDLYSCFQEAMSLWDVHQLKLSQQEGELQKKLDECRWKQDNVIQMMEANLDIILDKMRTASSEETLKKYLENALSSLDDIRARYETFSQVLVDKVMAYPEAILRELISYSISISQYFNVKEIFKQNLQEKINSTFQDQELVKASEAECLVEQQAESIVQENEGEEKTDSCQGENEETNTAENEEIFAQETEEIEEKEDGESIPRESEETEHAEQGVSFTQATFDSSKAESSEIAIETFSTSSGNSYTVLGVKEAEKTDIPETYFAKYEKKESLPMYLKYVLIKETVFVELKKRIRLCFFEHLEKWFAESLSNSCVFVAAKKEELNSELQLRLHLHQQRQENIETNIYNVRAVELLLHKERLECHCAGVVEALKKERTEFLKFCDQQNNFSKNLHSRIRDMESVFLSAPMTEKLVSFSNSLHSELRNHLEVIQVSLRSYRNYLEEALGKLRHSNVDFLRACSLFLEGGNFSPEEVTSFSNCLQEESKRIDSFESLIKTDMEKMESSCLEQATELINQSETKFRYLFMNRVFMEKIQRFLTNLQVQIKSEVANSNLQAVTLNSYLEKLHQKIDACAHPTADKEALTSEEFYDFAKVVLKELKKRSKYLDCLLVKAMSPHDNEDITPLAKDITLQGPIAVAIRTECLRDENKVMVMGLDPVKFPLLNPSRKGKSAVDDLSISVIKNLLDIQPSRKSSGLNQERNDRSHSLGPAILPTSKKSSHSHLNVSDEGPQNSATYSYAARTTKKSSFNRKMSTGRVQKDIRPVLSDKRFQIFGEKPPESDTFKGIIMNILWTGNNRLLCLAEEFYLKEKPQITMSEDLPETFEHCAEVLKQNLLSYQSQTDIYYNSCLIEFQDQLKLFEKELPYVSQLAVDSLLKEHEQKLSYSTGQIRHLFSKQLEVWENVKAVHKNQLHPSLGHPDNLPQLDALCQEEIKRQKDQADGIHLNTQMLQDCAAECAQSFVSALAAFTEKLLLELDESITIDDVQVAKIEIPREKMSTLIRRKQAGLPLEICEVKQLIERGSRTWPGIPMTTLTDNPDYILCRETASVTTAKTTLSHVAAVEARDAVYKKYKCKLEQQFAQIKEESTAQLLTIQRWEDWWKRSIQKIKQLYT is encoded by the exons ATGCAGCCGGTGGGGGCTGTGCGCCTCGTCCCCAGAGGGGAATTCTACGAACAGACCTCTGAAGatgag GTTCACTTAGTAGACTCTTTGGATGAAGTAAGGAATAAGATTAGGTTTTCTGCAAAGAGTGAAAGGCTCGCTTTGGTTAGGGATTCAGAAATTTCTACTGATGCCAGGCTACTACCATGTTACCAGCAGAAGTGTGTTGAAAGAACGCCTTACAATGACTCCACAGAAAAGCCACCGATGAACAG AGAAGCTACAACATTTCAAAAGCCTTGGAAAAGTGTAGATGTAAATGCAGCTGAGGAAGTCAGATCCCTACCTGATTTTGTTG TTCCTGAGGGAACGAGGAATAACATCTTGGAACGCCTGTCAGAACGCCGGCGAGGCCGTCATGATGAAGCACTAACCTCAATGTATCATGAGCTTGCCTGCATTGCCAGG GAGATGGAACCCTTTGTTTTGGAGCCTGGAAAATTCCTTCTGACAAAACTGATGGAATCTGATAGAAAAATTgaacttctgtttaaaaagattGAGTTTGACACTACTCTGGAAGGTTTCTCAATTGAA GGTTTGGAAGAACTGTGGAGCATCATCCACCAGGAATCCTTGATCAGAAGGAAGTGGATTAGGGAAATGGATGAATGCTTACAAAAGGTTGAATGGAGTCGAGCTGATAAA ATAACAGATGTACTGAGGAAGTATACTGTGATACTGGAGGAAATTTCCTTCTTCCTGTCAGCTGATGTTTACAGGCTCATGAATGATGAGGCCATG aTGATTAACAGAGCACTGTTGACTAATCAGAGGGCAATTGCCAAGCTGTTCTTTAATCTAATGAAATCAGAGATGAAGAGGGAATTATCACATCGATTGAAATGGCAAGATAGAGTCAAGGACTGGAAGCTCATTCAAAAGAACTATGTAGTTCACAGTTTCAg AGAATTTATGGCaaatgaagaaatacagaatcctccaactgtgaaaacagaaatggaaaatatggtAACAGATCAGATTTTACTTAGTGAAAGGAGACTGGAGTTTTTGCAGCACCTTGG TGATTTGTTGCCTCCAACACACACAAAAGCTGAGATAAATGAATGGTACAGATCTTTGGTGAATTTAAACAAAAGTATAG ATACCCACAATGTGCAGTGTATGATGAAAATACGCATCCAGTTTGAGATGGTTCAGCAGAAATGTTTGGCAGAAGTGCAGTTATGCAAG aataacCTATTGAATCTGAATGTTTGCACAAATAAAGAGGCTGAAGAAATTGTGAATTCTGACTTCCTTCAGTTGACTGAGAAACTAAAAAGTCAGTTTGAAGAAAAACTGGAGTGTATGGAT aGAGATTTTGAGGAGCTGGCTAAACAGAATGAGTGGAATTGTAGAGACTTGTACAGCTGTTTTCAGGAGGCCATGAGTCTCTGGGATGTCCATCAACTCAAACTGTCCCAGCAGGAAGGTGAACTTCAGAAGAAATTAGATGAATGCAGATGGAAACAAGATAACGTAATACAG ATGATGGAAGCTAATCTGGATATAATTTTGGACAAAATGAGAACAGCGAGCTCTGAAGAAACGCTGAAGAAATATTTGGAGAATGCCCTTTCTTCTTTAGATGATATTAGAGCTAG GTATGAGACATTCAGCCAAGTTCTAGTGGATAAAGTAATGGCTTACCCAGAAGCTATTTTGCGGGAATTGATTTCTTATAGTATATCCATCAGCCAATACTTCAATGTAAAGGAAATCTTCAAACAg aaCTTGCAAGAAAAGATAAACTCCACATTTCAAGATCAAG AACTAGTTAAGGCTTCAGAAGCTGAATGTCTGGTGGAGCAGCAAGCTGAGAGCATTGTGCAAGaaaatgaaggagaggaaaagacgGACAGTTGtcaaggagaaaatgaagaaacaaacacaGCTGAGAATGAGGAGATCTTTGCACAGGAAACTgaagaaatagaggaaaaagaagatggggAGAGTATTCCTCGTGAAAGTGAAGAAACTGAGCATGCAGAACAGGGGGTAAGCTTTACACAG GCTACGTTCGACAGCAGCAAGGCAGAAAGCTCTGAAATTGCCATTGAGACCTTTTCCACTTCTAGTGGAAACTCTTACACAGTTCTTGGAGTTAAAGAGGCAGAAAAGACTGACATCCCAGAgacttattttgcaaaatatgaaaaaaaagaatcacttcCTATGTACCTGAAATATGTACTTATCAAAGAAACCGTGTTTGTAGAGCTGAAGAAACG GATTCGCCTCTGCTTTTTTGAACACTTGGAGAAATGGtttgcagagtccttgtccaatTCCTGTGTCTTTGTAGCTGCCAAGAAAGAGGAGCTGAATTCAGAACTTCAGCTGCGTCTTCACTTGCATCAACAAAGGCAGGAGAATATAGAGACAAATATCTACAATGTTAGAGCTg TGGAACTGTTGCTTCACAAAGAGCGTCTAGAGTGCCACTGTGCAGGGGTGGTGGAAGCTCTGAAAAAGGAGAGAACTGAATTTCTCAAATTTTGTGATCAGCAAAATAACTTCAGCAAAAACTTACATTCACGAATCCGTGACATGGAGTCTGTCTTCCTCAGTGCTCCTATGACTGAGAA GTTAGTTTCTTTCAGCAACAGTCTGCACTCAGAGCTACGTAATCATCTGGAAGTGATCCAGGTTTCCCTGAGGAGTTACCGGAACTATTTGGAGGAAGCTTTAGGAAAATTAAGGCATTCAAATGTGGATTTTCTCAGAGCTTGCAG tttatttttggaGGGAGGTAACTTTTCTCCTGAGGAGGTAACGTCTTTCAGCAACTGTCTTCAGGAAGAAAGTAAGCGTATTGACTCTTTTGAAAGTTTAATCAAGACAGATATGGAGAAAATGGAATCAAGCTGCTTGGAGCAG GCTACTGAACTTATCAACCAGTCTGAAACAAAGTTCCGTTATCTCTTTATGAATCGAGTCTTTATGGAGAAGATCCAGCGATTTTTGACAAATCTACAAGTGCAAATCAAATCAGAG GTAGCAAATTCCAATTTGCAGGCAGTGACATTAAACTCTTATCTAGAGAAGCTCCATCAGAAGATAGATGCTTGTGCTCATCCTACTGCAGATAAAGAA GCTTTGACTTCTGAAGAGTTTTACGATTTTGCCAAAGTAGtgctgaaagaactgaaaaagaggAGCAAGTATCTTGACTGCTTGCTAGTAAAAGCAATGAGCCCGCATGATAAT gAGGACATTACCCCTCTTGCAAAGGATATTACGTTACAAGGTCCAATTGCTGTTGCCATTCGAACAGAGTGTCTCAGAGATGAGAACAAAGTGATGGTGATGGGGCTGGATCCTGTCAAATTTCCTTTGTTAAAtccaagcagaaagggaaagTCTGCAGTTGATGATTTATCAATAAGTGTTATCAAAAATTTACTTGA tattcAGCCGTCCAGAAAATCTTCAGGCCTAAATCAGGAGAGAAATGATCGCTCTCATTCATTAGGACCAG CAATTCTTCCCACATCAAAGAAGAGTTCTCACTCTCACTTAAATGTGTCTGATGAAGGTCCTCAGAACTCTGCTACTTACAGCTATGCAGCTCGGACCACCAAGAAATCATCTTTTAACAGAAAGATGTCAACAGGAAG GGTACAGAAAGACATCAGACCAGTTCTCAGTGACAAGAGATTCCAGATATTTGGAGAGAAGCCTCCAGAATCTGA tactTTTAAGGGGATTATTATGAATATTCTTTGGACGGGTAACAACAGATTGCTCTGTCTTGCTGAG GAGTTCTACCTAAAAGAGAAACCTCAAATCACAATGTCTGAAGATCTGCCAGAGACATTTGAACATTGTGCAGAAGTGCTCAAACAGAATCTATTGTCATACCAAAGTCAGACAGACATTTACTACAATTCCTGTCTTATAG AATTTCAGGATCAATTGAAGTTGTTTGAGAAGGAGCTCCCTTATGTCTCCCAGTTGGCAGTTGATAGTCTTTTAAAAGAACACGAGCAGAAGCTCAGCTATTCCACTGGTCAGATTCGGCACCTCTTCAGTAAACAGCTGGAAGTCTGGGAGAATGTGAAG GCTGTGCACAAGAATCAGTTACATCCCTCTCTGGGACACCCAGACAACTTGCCTCAGCTGGACGCTTTGTgccaagaggaaataaaaaggcaaaaagaccAAGCTGATGGTATTCATCTCAACACACAGATGCTGCAG GACTGTGCTGCTGAGTGTGCTCAGAGCTTTGTTTCTGCACTAGCGGCCTTCACTGAAAAGCTGCTTCTGGAATTGGATGAAAGTATCACTATTGATGATGTACAAGTAGCAA AAATTGAAATACCAAGAGAGAAGATGTCCACTTTAATCCGCCGTAAACAAGCTGGACTTCCTCTAGAAATCTGTGAAGTTAAACAGTTAATTGAACGTGGGAGCAG
- the CCDC180 gene encoding coiled-coil domain-containing protein 180 isoform X1 — protein MRRACSFSLLKLKCFISPWPLACKSQFFWKQAWKSAVPGRMQPVGAVRLVPRGEFYEQTSEDEVHLVDSLDEVRNKIRFSAKSERLALVRDSEISTDARLLPCYQQKCVERTPYNDSTEKPPMNREATTFQKPWKSVDVNAAEEVRSLPDFVVPEGTRNNILERLSERRRGRHDEALTSMYHELACIAREMEPFVLEPGKFLLTKLMESDRKIELLFKKIEFDTTLEGFSIEGLEELWSIIHQESLIRRKWIREMDECLQKVEWSRADKITDVLRKYTVILEEISFFLSADVYRLMNDEAMMINRALLTNQRAIAKLFFNLMKSEMKRELSHRLKWQDRVKDWKLIQKNYVVHSFREFMANEEIQNPPTVKTEMENMVTDQILLSERRLEFLQHLGDLLPPTHTKAEINEWYRSLVNLNKSIDTHNVQCMMKIRIQFEMVQQKCLAEVQLCKNNLLNLNVCTNKEAEEIVNSDFLQLTEKLKSQFEEKLECMDRDFEELAKQNEWNCRDLYSCFQEAMSLWDVHQLKLSQQEGELQKKLDECRWKQDNVIQMMEANLDIILDKMRTASSEETLKKYLENALSSLDDIRARYETFSQVLVDKVMAYPEAILRELISYSISISQYFNVKEIFKQNLQEKINSTFQDQELVKASEAECLVEQQAESIVQENEGEEKTDSCQGENEETNTAENEEIFAQETEEIEEKEDGESIPRESEETEHAEQGATFDSSKAESSEIAIETFSTSSGNSYTVLGVKEAEKTDIPETYFAKYEKKESLPMYLKYVLIKETVFVELKKRIRLCFFEHLEKWFAESLSNSCVFVAAKKEELNSELQLRLHLHQQRQENIETNIYNVRAVELLLHKERLECHCAGVVEALKKERTEFLKFCDQQNNFSKNLHSRIRDMESVFLSAPMTEKLVSFSNSLHSELRNHLEVIQVSLRSYRNYLEEALGKLRHSNVDFLRACSLFLEGGNFSPEEVTSFSNCLQEESKRIDSFESLIKTDMEKMESSCLEQATELINQSETKFRYLFMNRVFMEKIQRFLTNLQVQIKSEVANSNLQAVTLNSYLEKLHQKIDACAHPTADKEALTSEEFYDFAKVVLKELKKRSKYLDCLLVKAMSPHDNEDITPLAKDITLQGPIAVAIRTECLRDENKVMVMGLDPVKFPLLNPSRKGKSAVDDLSISVIKNLLDIQPSRKSSGLNQERNDRSHSLGPAILPTSKKSSHSHLNVSDEGPQNSATYSYAARTTKKSSFNRKMSTGRVQKDIRPVLSDKRFQIFGEKPPESDTFKGIIMNILWTGNNRLLCLAEEFYLKEKPQITMSEDLPETFEHCAEVLKQNLLSYQSQTDIYYNSCLIEFQDQLKLFEKELPYVSQLAVDSLLKEHEQKLSYSTGQIRHLFSKQLEVWENVKAVHKNQLHPSLGHPDNLPQLDALCQEEIKRQKDQADGIHLNTQMLQDCAAECAQSFVSALAAFTEKLLLELDESITIDDVQVAKIEIPREKMSTLIRRKQAGLPLEICEVKQLIERGSRTWPGIPMTTLTDNPDYILCRETASVTTAKTTLSHVAAVEARDAVYKKYKCKLEQQFAQIKEESTAQLLTIQRWEDWWKRSIQKIKQLYT, from the exons ATGCGGAGGGCATGTAGTTTCAgccttttaaaactgaaatgttttatctCCCCTTGGCCCCTAGCTTGTAAATCGCAATTCTTCTGGAAACAGGCCTGGAAGTCGGCTGTGCCAGGCCGCATGCAGCCGGTGGGGGCTGTGCGCCTCGTCCCCAGAGGGGAATTCTACGAACAGACCTCTGAAGatgag GTTCACTTAGTAGACTCTTTGGATGAAGTAAGGAATAAGATTAGGTTTTCTGCAAAGAGTGAAAGGCTCGCTTTGGTTAGGGATTCAGAAATTTCTACTGATGCCAGGCTACTACCATGTTACCAGCAGAAGTGTGTTGAAAGAACGCCTTACAATGACTCCACAGAAAAGCCACCGATGAACAG AGAAGCTACAACATTTCAAAAGCCTTGGAAAAGTGTAGATGTAAATGCAGCTGAGGAAGTCAGATCCCTACCTGATTTTGTTG TTCCTGAGGGAACGAGGAATAACATCTTGGAACGCCTGTCAGAACGCCGGCGAGGCCGTCATGATGAAGCACTAACCTCAATGTATCATGAGCTTGCCTGCATTGCCAGG GAGATGGAACCCTTTGTTTTGGAGCCTGGAAAATTCCTTCTGACAAAACTGATGGAATCTGATAGAAAAATTgaacttctgtttaaaaagattGAGTTTGACACTACTCTGGAAGGTTTCTCAATTGAA GGTTTGGAAGAACTGTGGAGCATCATCCACCAGGAATCCTTGATCAGAAGGAAGTGGATTAGGGAAATGGATGAATGCTTACAAAAGGTTGAATGGAGTCGAGCTGATAAA ATAACAGATGTACTGAGGAAGTATACTGTGATACTGGAGGAAATTTCCTTCTTCCTGTCAGCTGATGTTTACAGGCTCATGAATGATGAGGCCATG aTGATTAACAGAGCACTGTTGACTAATCAGAGGGCAATTGCCAAGCTGTTCTTTAATCTAATGAAATCAGAGATGAAGAGGGAATTATCACATCGATTGAAATGGCAAGATAGAGTCAAGGACTGGAAGCTCATTCAAAAGAACTATGTAGTTCACAGTTTCAg AGAATTTATGGCaaatgaagaaatacagaatcctccaactgtgaaaacagaaatggaaaatatggtAACAGATCAGATTTTACTTAGTGAAAGGAGACTGGAGTTTTTGCAGCACCTTGG TGATTTGTTGCCTCCAACACACACAAAAGCTGAGATAAATGAATGGTACAGATCTTTGGTGAATTTAAACAAAAGTATAG ATACCCACAATGTGCAGTGTATGATGAAAATACGCATCCAGTTTGAGATGGTTCAGCAGAAATGTTTGGCAGAAGTGCAGTTATGCAAG aataacCTATTGAATCTGAATGTTTGCACAAATAAAGAGGCTGAAGAAATTGTGAATTCTGACTTCCTTCAGTTGACTGAGAAACTAAAAAGTCAGTTTGAAGAAAAACTGGAGTGTATGGAT aGAGATTTTGAGGAGCTGGCTAAACAGAATGAGTGGAATTGTAGAGACTTGTACAGCTGTTTTCAGGAGGCCATGAGTCTCTGGGATGTCCATCAACTCAAACTGTCCCAGCAGGAAGGTGAACTTCAGAAGAAATTAGATGAATGCAGATGGAAACAAGATAACGTAATACAG ATGATGGAAGCTAATCTGGATATAATTTTGGACAAAATGAGAACAGCGAGCTCTGAAGAAACGCTGAAGAAATATTTGGAGAATGCCCTTTCTTCTTTAGATGATATTAGAGCTAG GTATGAGACATTCAGCCAAGTTCTAGTGGATAAAGTAATGGCTTACCCAGAAGCTATTTTGCGGGAATTGATTTCTTATAGTATATCCATCAGCCAATACTTCAATGTAAAGGAAATCTTCAAACAg aaCTTGCAAGAAAAGATAAACTCCACATTTCAAGATCAAG AACTAGTTAAGGCTTCAGAAGCTGAATGTCTGGTGGAGCAGCAAGCTGAGAGCATTGTGCAAGaaaatgaaggagaggaaaagacgGACAGTTGtcaaggagaaaatgaagaaacaaacacaGCTGAGAATGAGGAGATCTTTGCACAGGAAACTgaagaaatagaggaaaaagaagatggggAGAGTATTCCTCGTGAAAGTGAAGAAACTGAGCATGCAGAACAGGGG GCTACGTTCGACAGCAGCAAGGCAGAAAGCTCTGAAATTGCCATTGAGACCTTTTCCACTTCTAGTGGAAACTCTTACACAGTTCTTGGAGTTAAAGAGGCAGAAAAGACTGACATCCCAGAgacttattttgcaaaatatgaaaaaaaagaatcacttcCTATGTACCTGAAATATGTACTTATCAAAGAAACCGTGTTTGTAGAGCTGAAGAAACG GATTCGCCTCTGCTTTTTTGAACACTTGGAGAAATGGtttgcagagtccttgtccaatTCCTGTGTCTTTGTAGCTGCCAAGAAAGAGGAGCTGAATTCAGAACTTCAGCTGCGTCTTCACTTGCATCAACAAAGGCAGGAGAATATAGAGACAAATATCTACAATGTTAGAGCTg TGGAACTGTTGCTTCACAAAGAGCGTCTAGAGTGCCACTGTGCAGGGGTGGTGGAAGCTCTGAAAAAGGAGAGAACTGAATTTCTCAAATTTTGTGATCAGCAAAATAACTTCAGCAAAAACTTACATTCACGAATCCGTGACATGGAGTCTGTCTTCCTCAGTGCTCCTATGACTGAGAA GTTAGTTTCTTTCAGCAACAGTCTGCACTCAGAGCTACGTAATCATCTGGAAGTGATCCAGGTTTCCCTGAGGAGTTACCGGAACTATTTGGAGGAAGCTTTAGGAAAATTAAGGCATTCAAATGTGGATTTTCTCAGAGCTTGCAG tttatttttggaGGGAGGTAACTTTTCTCCTGAGGAGGTAACGTCTTTCAGCAACTGTCTTCAGGAAGAAAGTAAGCGTATTGACTCTTTTGAAAGTTTAATCAAGACAGATATGGAGAAAATGGAATCAAGCTGCTTGGAGCAG GCTACTGAACTTATCAACCAGTCTGAAACAAAGTTCCGTTATCTCTTTATGAATCGAGTCTTTATGGAGAAGATCCAGCGATTTTTGACAAATCTACAAGTGCAAATCAAATCAGAG GTAGCAAATTCCAATTTGCAGGCAGTGACATTAAACTCTTATCTAGAGAAGCTCCATCAGAAGATAGATGCTTGTGCTCATCCTACTGCAGATAAAGAA GCTTTGACTTCTGAAGAGTTTTACGATTTTGCCAAAGTAGtgctgaaagaactgaaaaagaggAGCAAGTATCTTGACTGCTTGCTAGTAAAAGCAATGAGCCCGCATGATAAT gAGGACATTACCCCTCTTGCAAAGGATATTACGTTACAAGGTCCAATTGCTGTTGCCATTCGAACAGAGTGTCTCAGAGATGAGAACAAAGTGATGGTGATGGGGCTGGATCCTGTCAAATTTCCTTTGTTAAAtccaagcagaaagggaaagTCTGCAGTTGATGATTTATCAATAAGTGTTATCAAAAATTTACTTGA tattcAGCCGTCCAGAAAATCTTCAGGCCTAAATCAGGAGAGAAATGATCGCTCTCATTCATTAGGACCAG CAATTCTTCCCACATCAAAGAAGAGTTCTCACTCTCACTTAAATGTGTCTGATGAAGGTCCTCAGAACTCTGCTACTTACAGCTATGCAGCTCGGACCACCAAGAAATCATCTTTTAACAGAAAGATGTCAACAGGAAG GGTACAGAAAGACATCAGACCAGTTCTCAGTGACAAGAGATTCCAGATATTTGGAGAGAAGCCTCCAGAATCTGA tactTTTAAGGGGATTATTATGAATATTCTTTGGACGGGTAACAACAGATTGCTCTGTCTTGCTGAG GAGTTCTACCTAAAAGAGAAACCTCAAATCACAATGTCTGAAGATCTGCCAGAGACATTTGAACATTGTGCAGAAGTGCTCAAACAGAATCTATTGTCATACCAAAGTCAGACAGACATTTACTACAATTCCTGTCTTATAG AATTTCAGGATCAATTGAAGTTGTTTGAGAAGGAGCTCCCTTATGTCTCCCAGTTGGCAGTTGATAGTCTTTTAAAAGAACACGAGCAGAAGCTCAGCTATTCCACTGGTCAGATTCGGCACCTCTTCAGTAAACAGCTGGAAGTCTGGGAGAATGTGAAG GCTGTGCACAAGAATCAGTTACATCCCTCTCTGGGACACCCAGACAACTTGCCTCAGCTGGACGCTTTGTgccaagaggaaataaaaaggcaaaaagaccAAGCTGATGGTATTCATCTCAACACACAGATGCTGCAG GACTGTGCTGCTGAGTGTGCTCAGAGCTTTGTTTCTGCACTAGCGGCCTTCACTGAAAAGCTGCTTCTGGAATTGGATGAAAGTATCACTATTGATGATGTACAAGTAGCAA AAATTGAAATACCAAGAGAGAAGATGTCCACTTTAATCCGCCGTAAACAAGCTGGACTTCCTCTAGAAATCTGTGAAGTTAAACAGTTAATTGAACGTGGGAGCAG
- the SURF6 gene encoding surfeit locus protein 6, protein MASLAAQDSYLQGLARKVCVQHAPESRKRKFVSKPGQAEDAGRQLKKKKRKKPSKQAEKTNAPSVRQVVSNTNKPTPGQKAAPQASKSSPQGDTQSRNESLVTGSKSELGSPSFSAMNLLRQRLHEKIKKASGQDDAKELPPAVLEKRQRRKYERERKKRRRKELKMKAKMEKKETEEVPIEPESKKEESAAEVVFNRVEVHEENELSKTQKKKEKRKAVKGNITPLTGKNYKQLLSRLETRKNKLEELKDKDQKKAQELENKMKWTNVLYKAEGVKIRDDEERLKEALKRKEKRKAQRQRQWEKRTENVVEKMQQRQEKRRKNIQKKKKDRIEKKKARARKKGRVLPEDLKKAGLM, encoded by the exons ATGGCCAGCCTGGCCGCCCAGGACTCCTACCTGCAGGGCTTGGCGAGGAAGGTCTGCGTGCAGCACGCCCCGGAGTCGCGGAAGAGGAAATTTG TGTCTAAGCCAGGCCAGGCCGAggatgctggcaggcagctcaagaaaaagaagagaaagaaacccaGTAAGCAAGCTGAGAAGACGAATGCTCCTTCAGTCAGGCAGGTGGTCTCTAACACCAATAAACCTACTCCCGGACAGAAAGCAGCCCCTCAAGCCAGCAAATCATCTCCACAGGGTGATACGCAGAGCAGAAACGAGAGTTTGGTTACAG gGAGCAAAAGTGAACTTggttccccttctttttctgcaatGAATCTCTTGCGTCAGAGACTACACGAGAAGATTAAAAAAGCTTCTGGACAA GATGATGCCAAAGAATTACCCCCTGCAgtcctggagaagaggcagcgAAGGAAGtacgagagagagagaaagaagcgCCGAAGGAAGGAGTTGAAGATGAAGgcaaaaatggagaagaaagaaactgaGGAGGTACCGATAGAGCcagaaagcaaaaaggaggaGAGCGCAGCTGAGGTGGTCTTTAACAGGGTTGAAGTTCATGAAGAGAATGAGTTGAGCAAGACccagaagaagaaggagaagagaaaagcagtgaaagGCAATATCACTCCTCTGACGGGCAAAAACTACAAGCAGCTGCTGAGCAGGCTGGAGACCAGGAAGAATAAGCTGGAGGAACTCAAGGATAAGGACCAGAAGAAAGCTCAGGAGCTAGAGAACAAGATGAAATGGACAAATGTTCTCTATAAGGCGGAAGGCGTGAAGATCCGTGACGACGAGGAGCGGCTGAAAGAAGCTCTGAAGCGCAAGGAGAAGCGTAAAGCGCAACGCCAAAGGCAGTGGGAGAAGCGGACGGAAAATGTGGTAGAAAAGATGCAACAGCGGCAGGAAAAGCGTCGCAAGAAcattcagaagaagaagaaggataGGATAGAGAAGAAGAAAGCCAGGGCCCGCAAGAAAGGCCGAGTTCTGCCAGAGGACTTGAAAAAAGCTGGCTTGATGTGA